The Sporosarcina sp. Marseille-Q4943 genome includes the window GAAGAGACCGAATTGATCAAAAACGCCGCGGAGGCATTTGGATTCAAAGAATATAAAATGATAAGGTTGGAAGTTAAATTCAAAGGATATGACAGCAAAGAAATCATGTTCTCCAAATAACGCATAGATATCGGATTCCGAAAGGATTTCGATATCTTTTTCTATGTTTGCCTATAAATCAAAGAAACAGGGTAAAGCATAAGTAAATCAGTAATATATGCAATGATGTTTTCAAGGAGGATATTTTAATGGAATGGAAAGGTAGAAGAGGCAGTAGAAATGTGGAAGACCGAAGAGGGATGGGAGGTAAAACCCTCGTTGGCGGTGGTATCGGCGGCATCGTCATGCTGCTCATCGTCATGTTTCTCGGAGGTGATCCGGGAGATATCTTAAACAATTTGACGACCTCCCCTTCAAGTACAGAATATGTAGAAACGGAACAGGATAAGGAGCTTGCCGAATTCGTCTCCGTCGTTTTAGCGGATACGGAAGATGTGTGGACAGAGGTCTTCGAGAAGGAAGGAATGGAGTATCGCGAACCGACCCTCGTACTCTATTCAGGAAGTGTCCAATCGGCTTGCGGGATGGCAGGTTCAGCTGTCGGTCCCTTTTATTGTCCAGCAGACGAGAAATTATATATCGATTTGAGCTTTTACAATGAATTGCAGACGCAGTTCAATGCGCCCGGTGACTTTGCGATGGCCTACGTCATTGCTCACGAAGTCGGCCACCATGTCCAAAAGCTATTGGGCATCACCGACGATATGGCGAGAATACGCAGCCAAGTGAGCGAGGAAGAGTATAATAAATACTCCGTAAAACTGGAATTGCAGGCGGACTATCTTGCAGGCGTATGGGCTCACCATGCGCAAGGAATGGGCG containing:
- a CDS encoding neutral zinc metallopeptidase, with product MEWKGRRGSRNVEDRRGMGGKTLVGGGIGGIVMLLIVMFLGGDPGDILNNLTTSPSSTEYVETEQDKELAEFVSVVLADTEDVWTEVFEKEGMEYREPTLVLYSGSVQSACGMAGSAVGPFYCPADEKLYIDLSFYNELQTQFNAPGDFAMAYVIAHEVGHHVQKLLGITDDMARIRSQVSEEEYNKYSVKLELQADYLAGVWAHHAQGMGVLEKGDLEEALNAASAVGDDTIQKRARGYVVPDSFTHGTSEQRKKWFYRGFEAGNLEEGDTFGAGNL